The Delphinus delphis chromosome 2, mDelDel1.2, whole genome shotgun sequence genome contains a region encoding:
- the IDH2 gene encoding isocitrate dehydrogenase [NADP], mitochondrial yields MAGYLRVVRLLCRASGSGPAWAPAALTAPNLQEQPRRHYADKRIKVAKPVVEMDGDEMTRIIWQFIKEKLILPHVDVQLKYFDLGLPNRDQTNDQVTIDSALATQKYSVAVKCATITPDEARVEEFKLKKMWKSPNGTIRNILGGTVFREPIICRNIPRLVPGWTKPITIGRHAHGDQYKATDFVADRAGTFKIVFTPKDGSGAKEWEVYSFPAGGVGMGMYNTDESISGFAHSCFQYAIQKKWPLYMSTKNTILKAYDGRFKDIFQEIFEKHYKTEFDKNKIWYEHRLIDDMVAQVLKSSGGFVWACKNYDGDVQSDILAQGFGSLGLMTSVLICPDGKTIEAEAAHGTVTRHYREHQKGRPTSTNPIASIFAWTRGLEHRGKLDGNQDLIRFAQTLEKVCVETVESGAMTKDLAGCIHGLSNVKLNEHFLNTSDFLDTIKSNLDKALGQQ; encoded by the exons ATGCCGACAAGAGGATCAAGGTGGCGAAGCCAGTGGTGGAGATGGACGGCGATGAGATGACCCGTATTATCTGGCAGTTCATCAAGGAGAAG CTCATCCTGCCCCATGTGGACGTCCAGCTCAAGTATTTTGACCTGGGGCTCCCAAACCGTGACCAGACCAATGATCAGGTCACCATCGACTCCGCGCTGGCCACCCAGAAGTACAGCGTGGCTGTCAAGTGTGCCACCATCACCCCTGACGAGGCCCGTGTGGAAG AGTTCAAGCTGAAGAAGATGTGGAAGAGTCCCAATGGAACCATCCGGAACATCCTCGGGGGGACTGTCTTCCGGGAGCCCATCATCTGCAGAAACATCCCACGCCTCGTCCCTGGCTGGACCAAGCCCATCACCATTGGCAGGCACGCCCACGGCGACCAG TACAAGGCCACAGACTTTGTGGCTGACCGGGCTGGCACATTCAAGATCGTCTTCACCCCAAAGGACGGCAGCGGAGCTAAGGAGTGGGAGGTGTACAGCTTCCCCGCTGGTGGCGTGGGCATGGGCATGTACAACACGGATGAG TCCATCTCGGGTTTTGCGCACAGCTGCTTCCAGTATGCCATCCAGAAGAAGTGGCCACTCTACATGAGCACCAAGAACACCATTCTGAAAGCCTATGATGGGCGCTTCAAGGACATCTTCCAGGAGATCTTTGAGAA GCACTACAAGACCGAGTTCGACAAGAATAAGATCTGGTACGAGCACCGCCTCATTGACGACATGGTGGCTCAGGTCCTCAAGTCTTCGGGCGGCTTTGTGTGGGCCTGCAAGAACTACGACGGAGACGTGCAATCAGACATCCTGGCCCAGG GCTTTGGCTCCCTTGGCCTGATGACGTCCGTGCTGATCTGCCCGGATGGGAAGACCATTGAGGCTGAGGCTGCTCATGGGACGGTCACGCGCCACTATCGGGAGCACCAGAAG GGCCGGCCTACCAGCACCAACCCTATCGCCAGCATCTTTGCCTGGACGCGTGGCCTGGAGCACCGGGGGAAGTTGGACGGAAACCAGGACCTGATCAG GTTTGCCCAGACCCTGGAGAAGGTGTGCGTCGAGACAGTGGAGAGTGGAGCCATGACCAAGGACCTGGCGGGCTGCATCCATGGCCTCAGCAA TGTGAAGCTGAACGAGCACTTCCTGAACACCTCGGACTTCCTGGACACCATCAAGAGCAACCTGGACAAAGCTCTGGGCCAGCAGTAG
- the ZNF710 gene encoding zinc finger protein 710 gives MPMEADAVSCSGSRGSLFFSERIPGDALLASRHGMEGFMDSGTQTDAVVVLSLAQAAVLGLVSENELFGATISAEAFYPDLGPELSGAAMGEPRAPGPDVYQLACNGRALEEPAEEEVLEVEAAFEKHTRRKTRPPVRLVPKVKFEKVEEEEDQEVYEVSVPGDDKDAGPAEAPTEVASGGCEALVQSSAVKMIDLSVFSRKPRTLRHLPRTPRPELDVAPFDPHFPDPARDGFPEPSMALPGPEALPTECGFDPPHLAPLSDPEAPSMESPEPVKPEQGFVWQEAGEFEADAAGSTVERHKKAQLDRLDINVQIDDSYLVEAGDRQKRWQCRMCEKSYTSKYNLVTHILGHNGIKPHSCPHCSKLFKQPSHLQTHLLTHQGTRPHKCQVCQKAFTQTSHLKRHMLLHSEVKPYSCHFCGRGFAYPSELKAHEVKHESGRCHVCVECGLDFSTLTQLKRHLASHQGPTLYQCLECDKSFHYRSQLQNHMLKHQNVRPFVCTECGMEFSQIHHLKQHSLTHKGVKEFKCEVCGREFTLQANMKRHMLIHTSVRPYQCHICFKTFVQKQTLKTHMIVHSPVKPFKCKVCGKSFNRMYNLLGHMHLHAGSKPFKCPYCSSKFNLKGNLSRHMKVKHGVMDIGLDSQDPMMELTGTDPSELDSQQEIEDFEENAYAYAGVDSSAEASVLTEQAMKEMAYYNVL, from the exons CGATGCCCTCCTAGCCAGCCGCCACGGGATGGAGGGCTTCATGGACTCAGGGACACAGACGGATGCCGTGGTGGTGCTGTCCTTGGCTCAGGCCGCCGTGCTGGGCCTGGTCTCAGAAAATGAGCTCTTTGGAGCCACCATAAGCGCCGAAGCCTTCTACCCGGACCTGGGGCCGGAGCTGTCCGGGGCGGCCATGGGGGAGCCCCGGGCCCCGGGCCCAGATGTCTACCAGCTGGCCTGCAACGGGCGGGCCCTGGAGGAGCCGGCGGAGGAGGAGGTGCTGGAGGTGGAGGCAGCCTTCGAGAAGCACACCCGGCGGAAGACACGGCCGCCTGTGCGGCTGGTGCCCAAGGTCAAGTTTGAGAaggtggaggaagaagaggatCAGGAGGTCTACGAGGTGTCCGTGCCCGGCGATGACAAGGATGCGGGCCCAGCGGAGGCCCCCACCGAGGTGGCCAGTGGCGGCTGCGAGGCCCTGGTGCAGAGCAGCGCTGTCAAGATGATCGACCTCAGCGTCTTCAGCCGCAAGCCCCGGACACTGCGGCACCTGCCCCGAACCCCACGGCCAGAGCTGGACGTAGCCCCCTTCGACCCCCACTTCCCTGACCCAGCCCGGGACGGCTTCCCCGAGCCCAGCATGGCACTGCCCGGGCCGGAGGCGCTGCCCACAGAGTGTGGCTTCGACCCACCGCACCTGGCCCCCCTGAGCGACCCTGAGGCCCCCAGCATGGAGTCCCCGGAGCCCGTGAAGCCGGAACAGGGCTTCGTGTGGCAGGAGGCAGGCGAGTTTGAGGCCGACGCAGCCGGCTCGACGGTGGAACGCCACAAGAAGGCCCAGCTGGACCGGCTGGACATCAACGTGCAGATCGACGACTCGTACCTGGTGGAGGCAGGCGACCGTCAGAAGCGCTGGCAGTGCCGCATGTGCGAGAAGTCCTACACATCCAAGTACAACCTGGTGACGCACATCCTGGGCCACAACGGCATCAAGCCTCACTCGTGCCCGCACTGCAGCAAGCTGTTCAAGCAGCCCAGCCACTTGCAGACACACCTGCTGACGCACCAGGGCACCCGGCCGCACAAGTGCCAGGTGTGCCAGAAGGCCTTCACGCAGACCAGCCACCTCAAGCGCCACATGCTGCTGCACTCGGAGGTCAAGCCCTATAGCTGCCACTTCTGCGGCCGCGGCTTCGCCTACCCCAGCGAGCTCAAGGCCCACGAGGTGAAGCACGAGAGCGGCCGCTGCCACGTCTGCGTCGAGTGCGGCCTGGACTTCTCCACCCTGACCCAGCTCAAGCGCCACCTGGCCTCgcatcagggccccaccctctaCCAGTGCCTCGAGTGTGACAAGTCCTTCCACTACCGCAGCCAGCTGCAGAACCACATGCTCAAGCACCAGAACGTGCGGCCCTTCGTGTGCACCGAGTGCGGCATGGAGTTCAGCCAGATCCACCACCTCAAGCAACACTCGCTCACCCACAAG GGTGTGAAGGAGTTCAAGTGCGAGGTGTGTGGCCGGGAGTTCACCCTGCAGGCAAACATGAAGCGGCACATGCTGATCCATACCAGCGTTCGGCCCTACCAGTGCCACATCTGCTTCAAGACCTTCGTGCAGAAGCAGACCCTCAAGACCCACATGATTGTACACTCGCCCGTGAAGCCATTCAAATGCAAG GTGTGCGGGAAGTCCTTCAACCGCATGTACAACCTGCTGGGCCACATGCACCTGCACGCGGGCAGCAAGCCCTTCAAGTGCCCCTACTGCTCCAGCAAGTTTAACCTCAAGGGCAACCTGAGCCGGCACATGAAGGTCAAGCACGGCGTCATGGACATCGGCCTGGACAGCCAAG ACCCCATGATGGAGCTGACGGGCACCGACCCCTCCGAGCTTGACAGCCAGCAGGAGATCGAGGACTTCGAGGAGAACGCCTACGCCTACGCCGGTGTGGACAGCAGCGCCGAGGCCAGCGTCCTCACCGAACAGGCCATGAAAGAGATGGCCTACTACAACGTGCTATAG